One region of uncultured Methanolobus sp. genomic DNA includes:
- a CDS encoding acyltransferase has translation MNLQKIAKYLALLCYYSFARYLPKVQFCYPAKIIRAFLIKQIFDECGKGILVDDRVYFGNGNNRKIGNYSGLGPNSFIGKHTTIGDHVMMGPNVAILTRNHRYDDLSVPMRLQGYHEYEPVVIEDDVWIGRQVIILPGCRIGKGSILGSGAVVTKDVPPYSIVGGVPARVIKSRLNKK, from the coding sequence ATGAATCTACAAAAAATAGCAAAATACTTAGCCTTGTTATGCTATTACTCCTTCGCAAGATATTTGCCTAAAGTCCAATTTTGTTATCCAGCGAAAATAATTCGAGCTTTTCTCATAAAACAAATATTTGATGAATGTGGTAAAGGAATTTTAGTTGATGATCGAGTATACTTCGGTAATGGAAATAACCGGAAAATTGGAAATTATTCGGGATTAGGGCCAAATTCCTTTATTGGAAAACACACAACAATAGGTGACCACGTTATGATGGGACCTAATGTTGCTATTCTTACAAGAAATCATAGATATGATGATTTGAGCGTTCCTATGAGGTTACAAGGTTATCATGAATATGAACCAGTTGTTATTGAAGATGATGTTTGGATAGGGAGGCAAGTAATCATACTACCTGGTTGTAGAATAGGCAAAGGTTCAATTCTAGGCAGCGGAGCCGTAGTGACTAAAGATGTCCCTCCGTATTCTATAGTAGGTGGAGTTCCTGCAAGAGTGATAAAATCAAGATTAAATAAAAAATGA
- a CDS encoding glycosyltransferase family 4 protein, with protein MSSRKKQIGYLIVGDSFVTFNSSNIIFPGGTERYIFLLAKYVQKFGLETTVIYPQFKGGRKSNGMIFNFRYKSFYSPKYMYNWFIDLFSFINTYKTIKKIKPDIVHIISVKYRFSLGAIIAAKMCQKKIVYTRTTPPNMNTKSKLAVLLDDFVVVPLIRKKIDVTIALTSEMKLILESLEFNNVHYIPNFIELPKFVKSFSPQKNHRLLYVGRVEENKGIMILLQAIAKLISQKINVCLFLIGPCKTPEYFENIITEYNLNKHVFLMGTLPYNNLLEYYQKCDCFVFPSLLEGGHAMAILEAMSYGLPIIASDIKPNQELLENGKCGLLYSCQKPIELCNNIIHLLEDEKLIHYYSNLSYERSKSYSATTIVSNLLEILDA; from the coding sequence ATGTCATCTAGAAAAAAGCAAATTGGCTATTTAATAGTGGGTGATTCTTTTGTTACTTTTAATAGCTCAAACATAATCTTTCCCGGGGGAACTGAAAGATACATTTTTTTATTAGCTAAATATGTACAAAAATTTGGGCTTGAAACTACAGTAATTTACCCTCAATTTAAAGGAGGAAGAAAATCTAATGGCATGATATTTAATTTTCGATACAAATCATTTTATAGTCCAAAGTATATGTATAATTGGTTTATAGATCTATTCTCCTTTATAAATACCTATAAAACTATCAAAAAAATAAAACCAGATATTGTTCACATTATTTCTGTAAAATACCGTTTTTCTTTAGGGGCAATTATAGCTGCAAAAATGTGCCAAAAAAAGATTGTTTATACAAGAACTACTCCTCCTAATATGAATACAAAATCTAAACTTGCAGTCTTATTAGATGATTTTGTAGTAGTTCCCCTTATTCGAAAAAAAATAGATGTTACTATTGCTTTGACTTCTGAAATGAAATTAATACTTGAAAGCCTTGAATTTAATAATGTTCATTACATTCCTAATTTCATCGAACTTCCTAAATTTGTAAAATCATTTTCTCCACAAAAGAACCATCGTTTGTTATATGTAGGAAGAGTTGAAGAAAATAAAGGGATTATGATATTATTACAGGCTATTGCAAAATTAATTAGTCAAAAAATTAATGTTTGTTTGTTTTTAATAGGCCCTTGCAAAACACCTGAATATTTTGAAAATATAATAACTGAATATAATTTGAATAAGCATGTTTTTTTGATGGGTACATTGCCTTACAATAATCTTTTGGAATATTATCAGAAATGTGATTGCTTCGTTTTTCCTTCTTTATTAGAAGGAGGGCACGCAATGGCCATACTTGAAGCGATGTCATATGGTTTACCAATAATTGCTTCTGATATCAAGCCAAATCAAGAATTGTTAGAAAACGGCAAATGTGGTTTGCTCTATAGCTGTCAAAAACCTATTGAACTTTGTAATAATATCATCCATTTGTTAGAAGACGAAAAACTGATCCACTATTATTCAAATCTAAGCTATGAAAGAAGCAAGTCTTATTCAGCAACAACTATAGTTTCTAATCTTCTAGAAATTCTTGACGCTTAG
- a CDS encoding lipopolysaccharide biosynthesis protein, whose protein sequence is MTLKEKFLNGVFWLTLSKLSLKLINFVVTIVLARLLIPEDFGLVSLALIFVNFFEITRDFGLESALIHYEGDDSEQHEVYSTAFIIYPLFALFLYAISYYMSPWIAYFFENNSFESVLRALLLTVVIWSFGALPRTILVKSLCFRKMFIPQILPKLIYGLTAIALAYLGYGVWSLIIGRLILEITTVIAYWYSVSWRPSINFSLNKAIELLSFGKFVALSGVITFILSSIDSALIGKLFDAESLGYYTISMSAAGMFTIQAALVLSQIIYPIYSKLQHDIDRLNHSHLKVLSFFSLFIIPASIGLLLISDSFIGVIYGNKWLPSVPILQVLCIYGMFASFKKINTSVFLAMGNPEIMTKVDYFQLLILIILIYPLTTGFGIYGAGIAVTIAVALATIYSLKKSNDILNISMYETITSMHVSLIGTFLMSIGIVFFQKLNYFSSPEVKLLFITFIGMLIYALFVIVVHRNYLRHLLSQRRKTNIFN, encoded by the coding sequence ATGACCTTAAAAGAAAAATTTTTGAATGGTGTTTTTTGGCTTACTTTAAGCAAATTATCATTAAAGCTTATTAACTTTGTAGTGACAATTGTGCTTGCAAGGCTTCTTATTCCTGAGGATTTTGGTCTTGTATCTCTTGCATTGATTTTTGTCAATTTTTTCGAGATTACTCGTGATTTCGGTTTAGAATCCGCCTTAATACATTACGAAGGGGATGATTCAGAACAGCATGAAGTTTACAGTACTGCTTTTATTATTTATCCATTATTTGCACTCTTTCTTTATGCTATCTCTTATTACATGTCTCCATGGATTGCTTATTTTTTTGAAAACAATAGTTTTGAATCTGTCCTCAGAGCTCTTTTGTTAACAGTTGTTATTTGGTCTTTTGGTGCACTTCCCCGAACAATACTCGTAAAATCTTTATGCTTTCGTAAAATGTTTATTCCTCAGATTTTACCTAAACTCATTTATGGACTAACTGCAATTGCTTTAGCATATTTAGGGTACGGTGTGTGGAGTCTCATCATTGGCCGACTTATCTTAGAAATAACGACTGTCATTGCATATTGGTATTCTGTATCATGGAGGCCTTCTATAAATTTCAGCCTGAATAAAGCAATAGAATTATTATCTTTTGGAAAGTTTGTTGCTTTATCAGGTGTTATTACATTCATTTTATCTAGTATTGATTCTGCATTAATTGGCAAATTATTTGATGCAGAATCTTTGGGATACTATACTATTTCCATGTCAGCCGCTGGAATGTTCACAATTCAGGCAGCTTTAGTACTTTCACAGATTATTTACCCAATCTATTCCAAACTTCAACATGACATCGATAGATTGAACCATTCCCATTTAAAAGTTCTATCTTTTTTTTCATTGTTTATAATTCCGGCTTCTATTGGATTATTATTGATTTCTGATTCTTTCATAGGGGTAATATATGGCAATAAGTGGCTTCCTTCTGTACCTATATTGCAAGTTTTGTGCATATATGGAATGTTTGCATCTTTTAAAAAAATAAATACTTCTGTCTTTCTTGCTATGGGTAATCCCGAAATAATGACAAAGGTAGATTATTTTCAGTTGTTAATTCTTATTATTCTGATTTATCCATTAACAACAGGATTTGGAATTTATGGAGCTGGCATTGCTGTAACTATTGCAGTAGCACTTGCTACTATTTATTCGCTAAAAAAATCAAATGATATTCTTAATATATCTATGTATGAAACAATCACTTCTATGCATGTTTCTTTAATAGGAACTTTTCTAATGTCAATTGGCATTGTATTTTTTCAAAAATTAAATTATTTTTCTTCACCTGAAGTGAAGTTATTGTTTATTACTTTTATAGGGATGTTAATATATGCCTTATTTGTAATTGTGGTGCACAGAAATTACCTAAGACATTTATTGTCACAAAGACGAAAAACAAATATATTTAATTAG
- a CDS encoding peptidoglycan bridge formation glycyltransferase FemA/FemB family protein, whose protein sequence is MVIITDDFDNIEWDQFVLDHPHGNIFQTSYMSKVYEKTNKYEPVRLVAKDEGSGELLALVQGSVISEMLGIFSSFSSRSVLQGAPLFVDSVSGMEAVRALMVHYNKLVGKKIVYTQIRNMWDTGDCSEILTNLGYKYDEHLDFLIDLNRPEEEIWSDIQKSRRKGINRAERNGIVVRSVENKEELDLCYNLVLETYKRFKIPIADISLFEAVYDDLSITDHADFFIAFKNEEVVGTRITLNYKDVVYDWYAGSRQGVDYVDEALVWYILKINAGKYKVFDFGGAGHPDKPYGVREFKRRFGGEMVNYGRYERVHSSLKESISQIAFKAYKQFL, encoded by the coding sequence ATGGTAATAATTACTGATGATTTTGATAATATAGAGTGGGATCAATTTGTTCTTGATCATCCGCATGGAAATATTTTCCAGACATCTTATATGTCAAAGGTTTATGAAAAAACCAATAAATATGAGCCAGTAAGGCTTGTTGCAAAAGATGAAGGTTCAGGGGAATTACTGGCTTTGGTTCAGGGTTCTGTGATTTCTGAAATGTTAGGAATTTTTTCTTCTTTTTCCTCACGTTCAGTTCTTCAAGGTGCTCCTTTGTTTGTGGATTCGGTTTCAGGGATGGAAGCTGTTCGGGCTTTGATGGTGCATTATAATAAGCTTGTAGGTAAAAAGATAGTATATACTCAGATACGAAATATGTGGGATACCGGCGATTGCTCTGAAATATTGACTAATCTTGGGTATAAATATGATGAGCATCTTGATTTTCTTATTGATCTTAACCGGCCGGAAGAAGAAATCTGGTCGGATATCCAGAAATCACGTCGGAAAGGAATAAACAGGGCAGAAAGGAATGGGATTGTTGTCAGGAGCGTAGAAAACAAGGAAGAACTGGATCTATGCTACAATCTGGTGCTTGAAACTTATAAGCGGTTTAAGATCCCTATAGCAGATATTTCTCTTTTTGAGGCTGTATATGATGATCTTTCAATTACGGATCATGCAGATTTTTTCATTGCATTTAAGAACGAGGAAGTAGTAGGAACTAGAATTACCCTTAACTATAAGGATGTGGTGTATGACTGGTACGCTGGATCCAGACAAGGTGTAGATTATGTTGATGAGGCTCTTGTTTGGTATATCCTCAAGATAAATGCCGGAAAATACAAAGTCTTTGATTTTGGTGGTGCGGGCCACCCTGATAAACCATATGGTGTCAGGGAGTTTAAGAGAAGATTTGGTGGGGAAATGGTGAATTATGGCAGATATGAAAGGGTGCATTCTTCTTTAAAGGAAAGCATTTCACAAATTGCATTCAAAGCATACAAACAATTTTTATAG
- the artC gene encoding archaeosortase C, whose translation MQDENKNIIIILLVLALFTGATIELNEGSTIVGVILFIVAAILISRMKLRGSEGVQSSRNYLLIGGFIVAADLIYNYISGSELGTLDSMVFFLGVSLIAMGAGKKDLKQLGEFGFYISSVFTGLYLIFYSLFGFLNIDFLHLFDHYFVLMPTVAFMKIFSIPIEIVATETVILYGAEPMTIVIGGPCSGLYSMFLLIGIVAGYSRIEKMDVKKTLGLLGFAVLIAYIANLIRVLILYITAYFYGMDVMMMVHTHIGWMIFAVTAGGIMYIVNRK comes from the coding sequence ATGCAAGATGAAAACAAAAACATAATCATTATTCTGTTGGTACTTGCACTTTTCACTGGGGCAACAATAGAACTCAATGAAGGTTCTACCATTGTGGGTGTAATACTTTTTATAGTCGCCGCTATTCTGATATCCAGAATGAAATTAAGAGGTTCAGAAGGAGTACAGAGTTCAAGAAATTACTTATTGATTGGTGGGTTTATAGTAGCTGCAGACCTGATATACAACTACATAAGTGGCAGTGAACTGGGAACACTTGATTCAATGGTATTTTTCCTTGGTGTCTCTCTTATAGCCATGGGTGCAGGAAAGAAAGACCTGAAGCAACTTGGAGAATTCGGATTTTACATATCCTCAGTGTTCACGGGGCTTTACCTCATATTCTATTCATTATTCGGTTTTCTTAATATTGATTTTCTGCATCTTTTCGACCATTATTTTGTCCTGATGCCAACTGTTGCATTCATGAAAATATTCAGCATACCAATAGAAATAGTAGCTACAGAAACTGTCATACTATATGGTGCTGAACCTATGACAATAGTGATAGGAGGGCCTTGTTCCGGTCTCTATTCAATGTTCCTCTTAATAGGTATCGTAGCCGGTTATTCAAGAATAGAAAAGATGGATGTTAAAAAGACTCTTGGTTTGCTTGGCTTTGCAGTTCTGATCGCATACATTGCTAATCTTATAAGGGTACTCATATTGTATATCACTGCCTACTTTTATGGAATGGACGTCATGATGATGGTGCACACCCATATAGGCTGGATGATCTTTGCAGTCACAGCAGGCGGTATCATGTACATCGTCAACAGAAAATAA
- a CDS encoding M48 family metalloprotease: MIDQLCKIFSVKRPKIHLFESSVPVIFTVGSKKISHIIVSRRLIDILEDDKLKIILAREMFHIKEGNVSQNTFVALVAGIIASFSTIALWTAMLGGFGQENDPAPKFIRFVAMGIVMLPCSLIVYAGASDSILKADVGAVRIMGNSAVMSSALKRLHNDILLNSIEYFNPGHVHLYAMNPVKVNSFFDIHLSLFDMRPDLSTRLKAIANIDADTCQGKPIRKGLDGVEV; encoded by the coding sequence ATGATTGATCAGCTGTGCAAGATCTTTTCTGTGAAAAGACCCAAAATTCATTTATTTGAATCATCTGTTCCTGTGATTTTTACGGTGGGTTCAAAAAAAATATCCCACATTATTGTTTCCCGCAGATTGATTGATATTCTGGAAGATGATAAGCTTAAAATAATTCTGGCACGAGAGATGTTCCACATAAAGGAAGGTAATGTGTCCCAGAATACTTTTGTAGCACTTGTAGCAGGCATTATTGCTTCTTTCTCTACGATTGCTTTATGGACAGCTATGCTCGGTGGTTTTGGACAGGAAAATGATCCCGCTCCTAAATTTATAAGGTTTGTAGCTATGGGAATTGTCATGCTTCCCTGTTCCCTTATAGTTTATGCAGGGGCATCTGATTCCATATTAAAAGCTGACGTTGGAGCTGTAAGGATAATGGGTAATAGTGCTGTGATGTCTTCTGCACTTAAAAGATTGCATAATGATATTCTTCTTAATTCGATTGAGTACTTCAATCCAGGGCATGTTCATCTGTATGCAATGAATCCTGTGAAAGTAAATTCTTTTTTCGACATCCATTTGTCCCTTTTTGACATGAGACCTGATCTTTCAACACGTTTGAAGGCCATTGCCAACATCGATGCTGACACTTGTCAGGGAAAGCCAATCAGAAAAGGACTGGACGGAGTTGAGGTTTAA
- a CDS encoding DUF1616 domain-containing protein yields MFGKNKCRYTQDLKTIFLIALLSVIFILIPPLSETPLRIPFALLLIFFIPGYAFISAMFPGNSEISGIERFTLSVGFSIVIMVFDGFLVSLTAWKFRPNSITASLVLLTFIFGIIAYLARKRLPEEEQFSFSYKDFIHSLTTTDTCDYNEEDEEICNEDSEDKRFAARNRKKISSVRKTLKEPKKPALKSTDKLSPEITKTLIIAMVLSIIIAGSMFAYAKATREKETFTTLYILGPDGKAENYPENFSTSNPINIIAGIENFEHATENYTLEIILDGNTVNTVEISLDHEDKWEKDLSIAPTQSKQGRQKLELELYKGEVEGRPYRSVHLWVNQVISSEPVQTQEYDVVGFAEISNPSMDLGGGWEFITTNDTIASGYYMNESGIYSSRAFVINASYEGRVNQLMTHALQQVIHSNESANVILSCYLKDTYTEGTTDKNENQYKRIVLNNELIWSDGVNGDEGWQHVEVPIQLQEGNNKISFNLVQGINQALHPVEMIIDEVTLMPESAISPYISKDNTVEFELPESNVLPLPKTSNYEFTVEWNGTDSGSGIYYYDIQYSTDGTTWKNWIIKTTMTSAKFEGKENITYYFRSKAVDNALNQEMEKSAPDASTTVDTSSPDIELDITPNPTSDATYFTVESNKPLLSVNCVVTPRNFGTAETIQLETTDNVTWTSKYIVKVQDTYDVEVTAIDYSSNTAYTFGTLYTDESLEELTIDFEPEKTSDEVKITVTSTTALEEEPTVVVKDRYGYKLEIDYDGSEDNEYTYTATTDDDDLDYTIRDGTARVTVTAKTVDSMSLYEEDTFIIDRVDPTVESFSPGDDATVETDSPSIKASYSDDRAGIDKTEVTLLVNGIDVTNDAEVDYSSIYYLAQGLENGEVEVQLIVTDQAGNTKEEEWTFYVST; encoded by the coding sequence ATGTTTGGCAAAAATAAATGCAGATACACTCAGGACTTAAAAACAATATTTTTGATAGCTTTGCTTTCAGTCATTTTTATCCTGATCCCTCCACTTAGCGAAACTCCTTTAAGGATACCATTTGCATTGCTATTGATATTTTTCATACCAGGATATGCTTTCATTTCTGCTATGTTTCCTGGAAACAGTGAAATTTCAGGAATTGAAAGATTTACACTTAGTGTAGGATTTAGCATTGTTATAATGGTTTTCGATGGTTTTCTTGTAAGTCTAACTGCATGGAAATTCAGGCCAAACTCAATAACCGCTTCGCTAGTATTACTCACATTCATATTTGGCATTATAGCTTATCTGGCAAGAAAACGACTTCCTGAGGAAGAGCAGTTCAGTTTTTCATACAAAGATTTTATTCACTCCCTGACAACAACCGATACGTGCGACTATAATGAAGAAGATGAAGAAATATGCAATGAAGATTCTGAGGACAAGCGTTTTGCTGCCAGGAACAGAAAAAAGATATCTTCGGTCCGAAAAACATTGAAAGAACCAAAAAAACCTGCTTTGAAAAGCACTGATAAATTATCTCCGGAAATTACTAAAACACTAATAATAGCAATGGTACTTTCTATCATCATCGCAGGTTCCATGTTCGCTTACGCAAAAGCCACAAGAGAAAAAGAAACATTTACAACATTGTACATACTTGGGCCGGATGGGAAAGCTGAAAATTACCCCGAGAATTTCTCGACAAGTAACCCTATTAATATAATTGCAGGTATTGAGAATTTTGAGCATGCCACAGAGAACTATACACTTGAGATCATACTGGATGGTAACACAGTAAATACTGTGGAAATAAGTCTTGATCATGAGGATAAATGGGAGAAAGACCTTTCTATAGCCCCTACACAATCTAAACAGGGAAGACAAAAACTGGAGCTTGAATTGTATAAAGGAGAGGTAGAAGGGCGACCTTACAGATCAGTACATCTCTGGGTAAATCAAGTTATTAGTAGTGAACCAGTCCAGACTCAGGAGTATGATGTAGTAGGTTTTGCAGAGATATCTAATCCTTCAATGGATTTAGGTGGTGGCTGGGAATTCATCACAACAAATGATACCATCGCATCAGGGTACTACATGAACGAATCCGGCATATATTCATCAAGAGCATTTGTAATTAATGCAAGCTATGAAGGAAGGGTTAACCAATTGATGACTCATGCGCTACAACAAGTCATCCATAGTAATGAATCTGCCAATGTAATCCTGTCATGTTACCTAAAAGATACCTACACCGAAGGAACGACAGATAAGAATGAAAACCAATATAAGAGAATCGTTCTCAACAATGAGCTTATATGGTCCGATGGTGTAAATGGGGATGAAGGATGGCAGCACGTGGAAGTACCTATTCAACTCCAAGAAGGCAACAATAAAATATCCTTTAATCTAGTACAGGGAATAAATCAGGCACTTCACCCCGTTGAAATGATTATAGATGAAGTTACTTTAATGCCTGAATCAGCAATTTCACCCTATATCAGCAAAGACAATACTGTAGAATTTGAACTTCCTGAATCAAATGTACTTCCTCTTCCAAAAACAAGTAACTATGAGTTTACTGTTGAGTGGAATGGAACAGATTCGGGATCTGGAATTTACTACTATGACATACAATACTCTACTGATGGGACCACATGGAAAAACTGGATCATAAAGACCACAATGACATCAGCAAAGTTTGAAGGAAAGGAGAATATCACATATTATTTCAGATCAAAAGCTGTTGACAATGCACTCAACCAAGAGATGGAAAAATCTGCGCCTGACGCCAGTACAACCGTAGATACATCGTCACCGGACATTGAACTGGATATCACACCAAATCCAACGAGTGACGCAACATACTTTACAGTAGAATCGAACAAACCACTTCTTTCAGTTAACTGTGTGGTCACCCCACGTAACTTTGGTACTGCAGAAACAATTCAGCTTGAAACAACTGACAATGTCACTTGGACAAGCAAATATATCGTAAAAGTTCAGGATACATATGATGTAGAGGTAACCGCCATAGATTATTCCAGTAACACAGCCTACACATTTGGCACACTATATACAGATGAATCATTAGAAGAACTAACCATCGACTTTGAGCCGGAAAAGACTTCTGATGAAGTAAAAATAACCGTCACATCTACCACTGCTTTGGAAGAAGAACCAACCGTTGTAGTAAAAGACAGATATGGATATAAATTGGAAATAGACTATGATGGTTCGGAAGACAATGAATATACATATACTGCCACTACAGACGATGATGATTTGGATTATACAATTCGTGATGGAACAGCACGTGTAACGGTTACTGCAAAAACAGTTGACTCAATGAGTCTCTATGAAGAAGATACTTTTATTATAGACAGAGTTGACCCCACAGTAGAAAGCTTCAGCCCGGGCGATGATGCAACGGTTGAAACTGACAGTCCATCAATTAAAGCATCATATTCTGACGATCGAGCAGGAATTGACAAAACGGAAGTTACACTTTTGGTGAATGGTATTGATGTAACCAATGATGCAGAAGTAGATTATAGCTCCATATATTACCTTGCACAGGGATTGGAAAATGGAGAAGTTGAAGTTCAACTGATAGTAACCGATCAGGCAGGTAACACTAAGGAGGAAGAATGGACATTTTATGTATCAACTTAA
- a CDS encoding PEF-CTERM sorting domain-containing protein: MKNILITLCIVLIACTGFASASTTFSPSPIEVNVINNAITTITVTHTDNLGYATNCTFYVRDDASTTINDELIGCIDGATWGNELSAAPSSTYMDGSDYVSEWTFKVKDNGDSDDDTQVGTEYDIHFVVDVNNVEESTVVSARGSSTSDVTAVPEFPTIALPVAAILGIAFFMQRRKDEDE, from the coding sequence ATGAAGAATATATTAATTACATTGTGTATTGTATTGATTGCTTGTACAGGATTTGCAAGTGCATCAACTACATTTTCACCAAGTCCAATAGAAGTGAACGTAATAAACAACGCAATAACTACAATCACAGTAACGCACACAGACAACCTTGGTTATGCAACAAACTGTACTTTTTACGTAAGGGATGACGCAAGCACTACGATTAATGATGAACTCATTGGATGCATTGATGGTGCTACATGGGGCAACGAACTGAGTGCTGCGCCTTCAAGCACATACATGGATGGCTCAGACTATGTTTCAGAATGGACTTTTAAAGTGAAGGACAATGGCGATTCTGACGATGACACCCAGGTAGGAACTGAGTATGATATACACTTTGTTGTAGATGTCAACAATGTCGAAGAAAGTACTGTAGTCAGCGCAAGAGGTTCATCAACCAGTGATGTAACAGCAGTTCCAGAATTCCCAACAATTGCACTCCCAGTAGCAGCAATCCTCGGTATTGCATTCTTCATGCAGCGCCGCAAGGATGAGGATGAGTAA
- a CDS encoding M42 family metallopeptidase, which yields MEGLITKLSNAHGISGSEGNIRAILEGELKPYVDEMRTDKMGNLIATRKGEGPSIMLAAHMDEIGLMVKYIDDNGFLKFVKIGGWYDPTLHSQRVIVHTTKGSIPGVIGSKPPHVMKPDDRKKPPEAKDMFIDIGAKDKEDAMGMGIIVGTPVSMDREVKKLANGKITGKAFDNRAGCAIMIDAMRQLAEMDIKATIYAVGTVQEEVGLKGARTSAFGLDPDIAIAIDTTIPGDHPGMSKNESSLDTGKGGVITIADAAGRGIIAAPQVIKWLVETAEKHEIDYQTDVGDGGTTDATAIHLTRDGIPSTVISVATRYIHSPVEVLDLADLQSCSDLIAKSVLSVNDYF from the coding sequence ATGGAAGGACTAATCACAAAATTATCTAATGCTCATGGAATATCCGGTAGTGAAGGAAACATAAGAGCAATTCTTGAAGGAGAACTCAAACCATACGTGGATGAGATGAGAACTGACAAGATGGGAAATCTCATAGCAACCAGAAAAGGCGAAGGACCTTCAATAATGCTTGCTGCACACATGGATGAGATTGGCCTGATGGTCAAGTACATTGATGATAACGGATTTCTTAAATTTGTCAAGATTGGTGGGTGGTATGACCCAACGCTCCATAGTCAGAGAGTTATTGTTCATACCACAAAAGGATCAATACCAGGTGTTATCGGATCAAAACCGCCACACGTTATGAAGCCTGATGACAGGAAGAAGCCACCTGAAGCAAAAGATATGTTCATTGATATCGGTGCAAAGGACAAAGAAGATGCTATGGGCATGGGGATAATCGTTGGTACACCAGTTTCCATGGACCGCGAGGTAAAGAAACTTGCCAATGGTAAGATAACAGGCAAAGCATTCGACAACAGGGCAGGATGTGCAATAATGATCGATGCAATGCGTCAGCTTGCAGAAATGGACATAAAAGCAACCATTTATGCTGTTGGGACCGTGCAGGAAGAAGTAGGGCTTAAAGGAGCACGCACATCAGCTTTTGGACTTGATCCCGATATTGCAATAGCAATTGATACTACAATTCCTGGTGACCATCCGGGCATGAGCAAGAATGAATCCTCACTTGATACCGGAAAAGGAGGAGTTATTACAATTGCTGATGCAGCAGGAAGAGGTATAATCGCAGCACCGCAGGTAATCAAATGGCTTGTTGAAACTGCAGAGAAACACGAAATAGATTACCAGACAGATGTTGGTGACGGCGGTACAACAGATGCTACAGCAATTCACCTTACAAGAGATGGAATCCCATCTACTGTGATCAGCGTTGCAACAAGATACATACACTCACCTGTAGAGGTTCTTGACCTTGCAGACCTGCAGAGCTGCTCTGATCTTATAGCAAAGTCAGTTCTCAGCGTAAATGACTATTTTTAA